The genomic segment aatggtgaattaaacatttaagagcaaaaattggatgctatcatgtagaaaaatcttacaaaataataaattaaacagaaattaacaagaatttaacggaaaatactaCGGCAgctagatagtgcataaactgaaTACTattatgtggaaaaatcttacaataaTACTATCATTGGCTTTCATGAAAACTAAATGCTACCAtgtaaaattttctattattaaaCGTTAAAACATTCTCTATTAAAATTGGCAACTTACCAATCATAAATATAGATGACTGGGCAAGTATGAATGTTGGAGGGTGACGTGGACCGATCGTACaatctaaaatcaaaaaaaatttatatttatcctTAAGATAAGTTCGGGTCAAAGTTAGAGAAACAAGAATTATTCTAACAATGATTTACTAAACTATGTGTAAcaatatgaatgaatgaaaataacCTAAACCATCAATATCTAAAATTATAAGGAAATTTTGATTGCACTGTTACTGGGTTTTTTAAATCGGATATTGAATCGATTCAGATATCTAATTGTTCGAATTTTAAAATCAAGATCTGGTCCCAATGCAAAAAAATCAGATATTTAGATTTTAGATATCTGGTTTAATCGGAATCACATACCGAATATtcgattttttaattattatttttttggctttttaaaaAAGTGTACAATATTTTACAGATAAATATTTAAGcttactttgttttttttttctttaatcaagctatatatataaaagtttgaaaaatcattttgaaAATATAGTTGAATTTTCaaagttattttttaaattagcaATAGATTAGTTATACAATTTGGTGTAGTTGAGACTTGTAAATATTACTATATTCAACAAcctaaacaatttttttattatatgaatatGATCCATTAATTTAGAGGCCTATATAAGGGACTAAAAAAGAATTGGGAATTGATTCTGAtttacgattttacgattcTATGATCCAATACCCAACAAGCAATCCAAATCTTAAGTAGAATTTTAATAATAGTAGCCAAGATATAGAATATGAGTGatagaatcataacacgatttaAAAATCCTACTATCTGATCCTATGAAAATAATTtgtatcattaaaaaaatattatattcaagCTTTTatgtacatataaatataaattaaaaatatattgtaaGTGTGTTGTAATCTCCATCAAATGTCATTTATAAAgcaatattaatttcattttgaaaattaatggGCTCTTTTGAAAGCGTTTAAAAATTAGTTTCATTTTtgtgtaattaaaaaattaacattttttaacaaatgtaaatgaaCATAAATAGAGAAACTAAAGTCACTTGTAAACCAATAGAGAATGAAGGTATGATAATACTAGTTAGAAATATCCTTGTTTTTTTGGGGGGTGGAGGAGAAATATGCTAAAAGGAGTAAGGGGGATACCAAATTACTATTTACAAAATCTATAAATTGTTTGTTCAAGTTCTAAGCTAAATGTATGCACTTTACTGATCTCAAACTTCAGTATAGATTTTCACTTGCGGCGTAATTGTTCTTTCATTTTTCGAAACTTGTAACTACGTGCAAGATCATGCGCCTTTCAAAGAGCCCCGAGTGAAGTTCAAGCAACATAAGAGTTTCGTAGCGATGAGAGGACCTTCATTCAAAAAACTAAAAGATAACCTCTCAATTCCATCTTTTTGCATTCTTTAAACCCTTTGATTTTGCTTTGGCCTGCTGAAATGCCATCATTCTCTGTTTCTTCCGGGCTTCCTTCTCAGCCTGTTCAATATAAAGTCAGTTTTTGGTGAGACGGACTCTAAGTTTACTCTAAGTTTACTCTATACCTTAGACATCTTGGATTTCGCTTTCACTTTGGAATTTTTCTCTTCAAGCTCCGCCTCACGTTCCAATTCCTTTTCCCTTGCATCAAGGTTCTTCTCTAAATAATACTGTGTTTTACATCAAAATAACATCTTAGAAATCTCCAAACACTCAAATGGGAACAGTAAATATCCCATTAGTATAAAAACTTGAATATGAAAAGTAATTATCACATAATTATGAGATAAGCATTCAATGATATCAGGGAGATCGATAGCTGAACAAGATTTTGCACATGGCTCCAAAAAAGCGAACTAGGAAGACGGGCTTTGTTTTCTAGGGGTGAGGGGATCATCTTCCCACAATTTCTGTTGAAGGTTTTCAGAAAGCAGTCGTGTGAAAAACGCCTACAAAATAATTAGATGAAACGGTTCCCTTATTTTGGTAAGCCAAAGATTTATAGCTCTTTGGTTTCCTATTATAATGGAGGATATTAAAAACAGGTCATGAGCCTTACCCTTGTAAGACATAACAACGAGGTTATGGTATGGTATTACATTGGCCTCAAGATGGTAGGAACTAAATATCTCAAATGTAATTGTTGTACAGGATTTGTGTGTTTGGAGCACTAGTGCTGTAAAAGGTTTGAGTATCAAATAACAGTCGAAACCCAGCTACAAAAACTTCATTTCTACACAAGATTTAAGGAAGGCGAGAAATCACAAATTTTAAACACGATGAATTGGCACCATTGCACAATGCTAGAAGGTCTGTACGTAGCTTGCTTTTACAGAACAATACCTATTTTTGTCATTTCTTAAAGAAAGGTCATAGAAAGGTGCACTATTTCTATCCTAACAAAAAAGACGATCCTGAAGTGATATTGAATTGACAATTAGTGTTATTGGTTCATCCCAAGTAATCTTGGGAAACGATATCCGTTTACATCCAAAGAATAAAGATCAACCTTGATAAATAATACGCCCTCTATTTTCACTTTCTTGTATAgttcttttatattttatgtcCCACAACCAGTGGTAAAAATTTAGAGTTAAAGTCCATCATCACTATGACACTACCTTTATACTCCCCACCCCAGCCCTTAACCATGTCTCTCTCCCCTTTCTTCTCCTAATGATCTGAAAACTACACTGGAGCTCACCATGATGATAGCCCTCGCCCGCAGCACAACAATCCATTTTGGAGCCCACCCACACCCATACACCATCCAGCCCCAACACCCAGGCCCACCATAAACGACAAATTAACCAGACCCTCACCTCCGAGCTGCGAATCATCGCATCATCACAACCCCCGCCCTGGATACCCACTCCTGAAACCATCCAATTACCCCTTCCAAACTCTGAAAGATTTCACAAAATCTAGAATTCTCCTTACCCACATTAGTCTTCAGATTTATTTGGGTGCTGCTTCAGGAGGCCATATGTGGTCATGATGTTCAGAAAAGTCACAGGGCAAAGCTGATTGTGGGTGGTAAGGACTTAGTGTTGAATGGTGATCATGGAATTAAAATGGTGCCGTTAGTTACTTAATGGGCTCTTTTAAGATCTAACCGGAAAACCCCATTACGTAACATATGATTCAAAGAGTAACTGCCATTACAAGTCGTTATTCTAATATATTAGACATTATTATCTTCTTTTAAGCTTAGTAGGCTTTAAAATGTCcattataagctttaaatatatattctaataaactttaattactATGACAAAATGGATTTTCTTGAAGTCAACAATTCACATTGAGGATGTCTGCGAAACCAGTCGTAATACTGTGAGGTGTCTTTTTCATGACATCGAGACTGTTACCCCAATCACTATGACATCCATGATGTTTTTCTACGGTGGTGATGGCTCATGAGTTACGATAGCTAGGGATACACTTTCCCTCCACCCAAACATGTATTAACACTTTTCCTTTTTGTCCAATTTTGATGAAGCCAAACatttataattctttggttTCGCATTATATAGACCAtggtaaaatgactcattaaaacTTTGCGCTTATTTTTGATGTGAAGTTGCATGGTGTTTGGAAATCGCAGGTCAATGaaaaacaatttctttgttATTAAAGGTGTGCTAGGTTACTTACACCGACCAAAAAATCAGAGTCACTTGGCATTAGGGTAATCACATGTTTTAGGTCCTGGTATTGCTATAGGCATGCATGTGGTCGAGATTTGGTTCTAGTAAAATCATTTCATGTTATTGTCGTCGGTCAGATACTCAAATGGTACTTGTTTGAAACCCAGAATAAAATATTCCATTTTGTCTTCTGTTTACATTGGTTAATGCaatatagaagtatatgtattatattttaGGAATGAAATAGTCCTCAAATAACAAGTCATGGCAAACCAGATCATTTGAAACTAAATTTATCCAcataaaacatactcaactcGAACATAAGTCATGTCAAAACCAATAATTTTAGGAGAGATGATTCACATAATCTTATTATTTTGTTACAAACATAATAATTCACAGGTTTTTGGCCAGTTTTGACAGCATATTATTTGGGTTCAGGTAAAAACTGGTTTTGGGTCACATAGTTTTTTTCGGAACATAGTATGTTGACCTGTCAGTTTTTTAACGGGTATAAGGTGGGTATAACAATAATGAGTATGCCGTAGTAGGTGGGGATGGGTTTGAATGGATACTCAGGTGGGCAGGTGtgggtatgaaaattttacCCACCATGGGTGGTGGGTTGGTGGTGGTTATGGGTATGGGGAAGGGCATATTGCATCCTCCCACCCATTTTGTCATTCTTACTTACTAAgttaaataagattaaaatgaATTGGAGAACCAAAAGTTTTCATTTGAAGACAACAAAGTCGGAACAAAATAGGGGGTGCAGCAATACTTACATTGTAGTCACCAACATAGTCCTGAATGTATCCATCCTTAACCTCAATCACTCTGTTCACTATTTGACGAATGAAATACCGATCATGGGAAACTGTAATGACAGTGCCATGATATGCTTGTATGGCTTCCTGGAAACAACATAGATATAAGAAATCTTAATGTAATGACTACTACTGCAATAGAGTTAAAAGCATGAAAGAGACTTCAACCTCAAGCATCTCCTTCGAAGGTATATCCAAATGATTGGTAGGTTCATCGAGAACCAGCAAAGTTGATTCTTTCACCATGAACTTGCAGAAGGCCAAGCGTGCCTGATTAAGAATATGAAGAGGTAaatcatttataaaaaaaaaaagaagaaattatTAAATGAACGAGTCAGGTACAGATAAAACACAGTTGTTTTGACAAGTTTACCTTCTCTCCGCCACTCAAAAGGGAGACCTTCCTATCAAGCATGTCAGACTTAAAATTTAAACGGCCTAGAAGaccttttattttatcaatGGTCTGATCCTCCGCAACTTCTTCAACAGTTTGGAGTACCGTTTTATTCAAATCCAGAGCCTCAGCCTGAAAATAATCAGGGCAATAACTAAGCCAATTCAAATTTCATAAAAACAAACGATAACATAATTCTGAAACGACCAAAGCCTCAGACTTTCAAATTCACACGAGAAAATTTCTTAAATAGAACCAAAGGCGGTGGTGAAATACCTGATTCTGCTCAAAATAATTCGGGAGGACATTGTATTCCCCTAATTTAACTTCACCAGCAGTAGGTTTCTCCAAACCCATAATTAATTTTAGCAATGTGCTTTTCCCACACCCATTAGGACCAATTATAGCAATTCTCTCCCCTCGTTGAATTGTGAGATTTGCCTTGCGAAATAGTACCTAACATACACATATCAGGAGTCAGCTAAATTAATTCGGAGGTGAGAAAAGAGTCCCGGCTCTCCCCCCCTCCAAAACACAACATGGACTCAAATGATTGATAATAGAACAGGTAATTTTCTCACATTATTTCCATAGCCAAATTGCAGGTTATTTATTGTTGCAACTATCTTTCCGCTTGGAATCAACTTGCCCTCCTTATTCTTAGGCTCAGGAAACTCAATCTTCATTTGTTTCCTTATGAAAGGCTTCTCAACTTGCTCTTCATCTTGAAGCTTTTCTAGTTTCTATCATAAAAGATTACCACAAAACAAAATCTCAAGAACTGCAAATGTTTGGAACAAAAATCGAATCTTTCAGCATATGACatacaaaaatgtttaaaatttaCAGCTTATATTTGTGTAGCTACATGAAAAATAATTATAGAAAGTTTAAATAGCCAAAGCGTAGTAGAAGTCATGAGACAGAAGCCATGAGGACTTAAGAAAGCTTCAGGTTGTCTTTCTTGTATTGGAAGATACAGAGTAAACACACTTTTGGTCTAGTTATGGTAATAAACATTGAAGACGCTATCTAGTCAtcattttaccaaaaaaaaaataataataaacagaTTTTACTTTCAAAAGCACCAGGCCAGTGAGAACATAGTGACAAGGATCCTGCTGCAGCATCATGAAATATTGCATCCACAAAGACTAATTACTCAAATATGTGGAAAGTAGGTAGATAATATTCATTATGTTTTAACTCAAATAAGAACAAGTACCCTTACTGCCATACATATCTGCAGTGTTGCAGTTTTCAAGTTCCTATTGGTGGTGAACTGAAGAGACGAAAAAACTAGCAAGCATTCATTCCACAAGGACGATATTCAGTCACTAACACAATGTTTGGATGGAGGGATttgaaaggaaaagaaagggAGGAATTTGGAGGGGAATGATTTCCTTTGTTTGAATAACAATTTTAGAGAATGGGGGATTTGGAAGGAAGGGAAATGGAGGGATTAATGTCCCTAATTGTGTTAATAACCCAAAATTTTCCAAGAGGAGAAAGatttagaagaaaaatcaacttGTTAAGAAGACAATTTTTCATATTCAAACTTTTCTGtgaatttcattaatattcagCTATAGtgtgtattattattgataatatttaatttatttagaatTTGTATACTTAATTTTCCTTTCATTTCCTTTAAATTCCCTCCTTATCCAAACAACGGAAATTTCCATCACTaatccctccccttcctttcccttctcttCTTTCCCTTTCCCTCCTTTCCTTCCCCTCCTAAAATcatatccaaacatagtgtaaatataaaatttgaagACATAGAAATCACATCAACCCTTCACAGCAAACATCACCTACCTGGTACAGTATAATCCATTTGTACGCATGAATGCTTTGTTAACTAtagaatcaaaataaaaagcaaAACATTTCTGAAATCCTCTGCTCAGAATCAATACAACATAGCATAACCCCAATCCTACAAAATGGTTCCCACCAAGGCAAATAGAGGGTCGAATGTATGCAAATCTACCCTTGTAAGAACAAAGACATTGCATTCAATTAACCCTTGATTGCAAACAATATCTACAAAgttacataaataagaagctCACGCAATATAAACCAATAAAACATCAAATTTTCACCATTCACATAAACCCAGCATGCAGTACCTTCTCTGCAGTAGATGCTCGGCCAGCACTCACTCCTGCACCAACTCGGTTGATTATGTCCCTAGTTTGCTCAATTTCTTTCTGTTGCTTTTCCCATGCAGCAAATTGAGCTTCAATCCAAGATGCCTTTGAAATGATATAGTTAGAATAATTTCCTTCAAATGTCCTAGAAACACCCATTTCTGTTTCCACAATTTTGGTACAAAGCTGGTCAAGGAAAGCTCTATCATGAGAAATGATGACCATTGGCACGTCCACCTTGTTAAGATATTTCTCCAGCCACTCAATAGTGTCAAGATCTAGGTGATTAGTAGGCTCATCCAGGAGTAACAAATCTGGATCCTGGAATAATGTGAACAAAAAACTATCTGAACTCACCATCacaccaaaaacaaaatcagaaGAATGAGGCTAACAACAGAACAGGTTTTTTTCTTTCTCAAATGTTTACATCAAATTAGTTACCAACTGCTAACACTGTATGTGACAAATTTATCCAACAATATGCTTCAACGATGCTCATTAAATAGTCAAAAGATGGAATAGGGTCGGACAGGCACGCGGGTTGCTCAGGCACGGCCCGCTTAAGTCACAAAACTTCATGGAATGACTTAGCACGGTGCAATTTGGCACAAAGCACAATAGGCACAACACTTGGGTGATCCAACACGACATGATTTCAATTAGACCTAAGTTTTGGGTGGCCAAGCACCGCACGGCAAGGCACTACACTATTCACAACATGACTTAGCACAATACATTTGGCATGAGGAACGACAACCAGACACATGGGTGGCCTAGCACGACAGGATTTCTATGCTTAGGTCAAAGTTCATGCTTTTCATGGACCAAAATTCCTAACTCTATACCTTCCAAAACATATCCTAGTATTTCAAACTAACTAGAAACATTTTTCTCATATATTCCAACTTTTATAAAACAACGCATATAAACGTATGGCAAACAATAAGTCAATAAGTATAAACAAATAAGTAAACAATGCTCCTTAGTAAATTCAAGATATTCAAggaataagaaaaagaaaaaaacttcaTATAGCAATGGATCAGAGGGGTTCTACAGGCATGAGTAAATTAATCAGTTGCTCAATACCATAATTAAATGACAAACAAGAGATGAATAGCAACAAACCTGAAGCAAAATCTTCCCAACTGACATCCTCATCTGCCATCCACCACTAAAGGAAGCCACTAACCTATCGGAGTCCTCCGGCAAAAATCCAAGCTCAGGCATCATCTTATTGATCTTAGCATCTACCTGAACCAAGTCTACATCTTGTGCCTTATTCTGCAACAAATCTAACTCATCCAACAATCTCCCCATCAATTCCAAATCATCAACAGCTCCTTCAATAGCCTTTTGCACCTTCTCTATCTTCTCTGCAACCTCCATTTCTTCCTTGAAAGCACTCATAAACTCTTCCTTTACAGTCCTAGTCATTGAAACCTCAAACTCTTGGCTCAAAAACGAGATTTTCATGTTGTTTTTAGCCTTAATCACATTCCCAGAATCAGGTTCTTCCAACCCAGCAATAATCCTCAATTGGGTAGTTTTCCCTGCTCCATTTACGCCAACTAAACCCACTTTCTCTCCCTTTTTTACTTCCCAATTCACATCCTTCAACACAGTCACTCCTTTGTAAGCCTTACTAATGCTTTCTAGCCTAACCCCAGAAGAAACACTTGAAGCCCCAGAATTAGATTGCTTACTTCCCCTTTTTCTCTCATACTCATCCGCTGAATCTTTAGAAAAAAGTGCTTcaatttcttccctagtttgaGCATTTGGACTAGTAGTTTCACAAGCAAGAGCAGATGAATTGGAAGAAAGTTGACAAGTTTGAAGCCTAGGGTTAGATTGCGAagtagtttttaaagatttgggAAATTTGTTTCCATAGGTAGAAGCTTTAATGGTAGGAAATTGAGAAGCCAAAGGTAAAACAGATGTTTTTCCAGTATCAAAAAGTGATGAAGAAGAACCAGCCATGAAAG from the Amaranthus tricolor cultivar Red isolate AtriRed21 chromosome 12, ASM2621246v1, whole genome shotgun sequence genome contains:
- the LOC130828099 gene encoding ABC transporter F family member 5-like → MDLTTKLHRIDLRSSFMAGSSSSLFDTGKTSVLPLASQFPTIKASTYGNKFPKSLKTTSQSNPRLQTCQLSSNSSALACETTSPNAQTREEIEALFSKDSADEYERKRGSKQSNSGASSVSSGVRLESISKAYKGVTVLKDVNWEVKKGEKVGLVGVNGAGKTTQLRIIAGLEEPDSGNVIKAKNNMKISFLSQEFEVSMTRTVKEEFMSAFKEEMEVAEKIEKVQKAIEGAVDDLELMGRLLDELDLLQNKAQDVDLVQVDAKINKMMPELGFLPEDSDRLVASFSGGWQMRMSVGKILLQDPDLLLLDEPTNHLDLDTIEWLEKYLNKVDVPMVIISHDRAFLDQLCTKIVETEMGVSRTFEGNYSNYIISKASWIEAQFAAWEKQQKEIEQTRDIINRVGAGVSAGRASTAEKKLEKLQDEEQVEKPFIRKQMKIEFPEPKNKEGKLIPSGKIVATINNLQFGYGNNVLFRKANLTIQRGERIAIIGPNGCGKSTLLKLIMGLEKPTAGEVKLGEYNVLPNYFEQNQAEALDLNKTVLQTVEEVAEDQTIDKIKGLLGRLNFKSDMLDRKVSLLSGGEKARLAFCKFMVKESTLLVLDEPTNHLDIPSKEMLEEAIQAYHGTVITVSHDRYFIRQIVNRVIEVKDGYIQDYVGDYNYYLEKNLDAREKELEREAELEEKNSKVKAKSKMSKAEKEARKKQRMMAFQQAKAKSKGLKNAKRWN